In one Chitinophaga sancti genomic region, the following are encoded:
- a CDS encoding BT_3987 domain-containing protein — MRPYIFLLLFLFACKKNDRFKDEQLSPVNVAISSENGIVNIPGADEYTKATDDITIPVKLVFSAATPKLFTVNIGVNNDTINTLIANQQLKNTVLLGESYYTLPRSAEIRFGLDTFSIPLKVSMQAIERYYGHDLALAIRLSDATKANTLDGSGRMAIVLIHTDKVISGTEIHYLYFTKAGSILMEPDGTDHTLGNTEVTLPVSVTLGGTAGGAFTINLSAAPDTAQALIDNGTLTGSTLLASGTDYTLPATVNFPANTNVAKFNLTVKTASITKNVNNKPVLAIQLNDPTRHLLDSSKSTIVLELDPSKLIETDITNQNIKYTTQYENTSNGNENSPKLIDNNINSKFLLGNFSTVWAMLEFATPQTTGAYTMTSANDAPDRDPKDWTIEGSNNGTDWIVLDKRVDQNFGSRFLTVKYTFSNQEAYKFYRLYVTATHGSSLWQQAEWRLIKRP; from the coding sequence ATGCGTCCTTATATATTTCTGCTGTTATTTTTATTCGCCTGTAAAAAAAATGACCGCTTTAAAGATGAACAGTTAAGCCCTGTCAATGTTGCCATCAGCAGTGAGAACGGGATTGTGAATATACCCGGGGCGGATGAATATACCAAAGCGACAGATGATATTACCATTCCTGTGAAACTGGTGTTTTCTGCTGCTACGCCAAAGCTCTTTACTGTGAATATTGGTGTGAATAACGATACCATCAATACGCTGATCGCAAACCAGCAATTGAAGAACACTGTATTACTGGGAGAATCTTATTACACCCTGCCCCGTAGTGCGGAAATCCGCTTTGGGCTGGATACTTTCAGTATTCCGCTCAAGGTAAGTATGCAGGCAATAGAGCGCTACTATGGCCATGACCTGGCACTGGCCATACGACTGTCTGATGCTACAAAGGCCAATACACTGGATGGATCCGGAAGAATGGCAATTGTGCTGATTCATACAGATAAGGTGATATCCGGTACTGAGATTCACTACCTCTATTTCACAAAGGCAGGTAGTATCCTGATGGAACCGGATGGAACTGATCATACACTGGGCAATACGGAAGTAACCCTGCCCGTGAGCGTTACGCTGGGCGGTACAGCAGGAGGTGCATTCACCATCAATCTGTCGGCAGCGCCAGATACAGCACAGGCACTCATTGACAATGGTACGCTGACCGGATCTACCTTACTGGCATCAGGCACGGACTATACCTTGCCCGCTACCGTGAATTTTCCCGCAAATACGAACGTGGCGAAATTCAATCTCACTGTGAAGACGGCCTCCATCACCAAAAATGTGAATAACAAACCAGTACTGGCCATTCAGTTGAACGATCCTACGCGTCACCTGCTGGATTCTTCAAAGAGCACGATTGTACTGGAACTGGACCCTTCCAAACTGATAGAGACAGACATCACCAATCAAAATATCAAATACACCACGCAGTATGAGAATACCAGCAATGGTAATGAGAACTCACCTAAGTTGATAGATAATAACATCAATTCAAAATTCCTCTTAGGCAATTTCTCCACCGTATGGGCAATGCTTGAATTTGCTACGCCGCAAACAACGGGTGCTTATACAATGACCTCTGCCAATGATGCGCCTGACCGTGATCCTAAAGACTGGACAATAGAGGGATCTAATAATGGTACGGACTGGATCGTGCTGGATAAACGGGTGGATCAGAACTTTGGTTCCCGCTTCCTGACCGTGAAATACACTTTCTCCAACCAGGAAGCCTATAAATTCTACCGCTTGTATGTGACGGCTACGCATGGCAGTTCACTCTGGCAGCAGGCTGAATGGAGGCTCATAAAACGGCCCTAG
- a CDS encoding SusC/RagA family TonB-linked outer membrane protein, whose product MRGLIKSAPLLLWMLGYLCLLSNAQNPVVIKGVIKDDTGTPLIGASVQEKGLLANGAQTNADGHFQLALKGSTNTLLVTYVGYKKEEVKVGKGELNIVLKRESQFVNDVVVIGYQSVKRRNVTAAVSSISGKEIQDIPEASFDQMLQGRLSGVSVLSSTGELGQKSAIVIRGATNVDYNNANGGNTGPLYVIDGVIFDINAIGSSYAGTNPLSIINPNDIESIDVLKDASASAIYGARGGNGVIIVKTKRAKTGKPQVSLGGYVGMTSRPAFREVTTGAAERRLKMQLLNDNLSYLLTQQNTIPIQLTDSLNAAFNNDVDWQGLMIRDNAIVNSEDVSVAGFIGSSNYRLGLNHYNEQGLLKGFSIDRMAPSFNISTNPIKGLGVTANILLSSERRKHGTGGQAGQLFNSWNLPTSFAPLTAEQYSLYTGQENPYDDNRIFSFNGSIGLTDTIIHNLVLHSTYAANNVMDKWDYFSPATLNGLQNSAYSIYSSNPSWSFENYLDYDLRVKEHHFNVVAGASAYDFKNYYSNASAAGINVTGITTLQTVPPGTNLNVYTVNQEKTTLSYYGRLSYDFKNRYIFSGTVRRDASSIYSPQYRWGTFPSVSAGWVASDEPFFEPVKKVVSFLKFRASWGITGNDPGSFYAKYQALSTNASYLGGTTGVLYNYGPYTTVGGIPSTYNGATVISPYGNGGNFLNNGVSASTSVRWEKYIQPDLGIDLTLFNGRIDLTMDWYRKDAKDKYFYNIPAQVTTGYQYYSGNFVDVRNEGLEIGINTNNLSPKSAFQWSTNFNISFNKNYVTRLPNNNRDFMFGETWFQQTFTIGEPLFNYKVYQINGSFANDAAVPTDPITGKKLTYMGRTLNGGDPHYIDMNGDYNIDYDDKVIAGNPMPKITGGFGNTFSYKGISLNIFCSFLTGRKIFNGYLSDALNGSKLYSSSWGSNAGPAALTSLLNQFWLHEGDQTKFPTLVTNVDNDRYNIASSYFVEDGSFLKIKQAKLSYTLPQSILRHIKVKGMSVYGMGENLYTWKKAATIPDPELVDPTTGSSNIAYPSALKFTLGVRVEL is encoded by the coding sequence ATGAGGGGACTCATAAAATCTGCGCCACTACTTCTGTGGATGCTGGGCTATTTATGCCTGCTATCCAATGCACAAAACCCTGTCGTAATAAAGGGTGTTATTAAAGATGATACCGGCACACCATTGATCGGTGCCAGTGTACAGGAAAAAGGCCTGCTGGCCAATGGTGCGCAAACGAATGCTGATGGCCACTTTCAGCTCGCCTTAAAAGGAAGTACAAACACCCTGCTGGTAACCTATGTAGGGTACAAAAAAGAAGAAGTAAAAGTTGGAAAAGGTGAGCTGAATATCGTGCTGAAACGCGAAAGCCAGTTTGTTAATGACGTCGTTGTCATTGGCTACCAGAGCGTGAAAAGACGTAATGTGACGGCTGCGGTATCTTCTATTTCCGGGAAAGAAATTCAGGATATTCCTGAAGCCAGTTTTGACCAGATGCTACAGGGCAGGTTGTCAGGGGTAAGCGTATTATCCAGCACCGGTGAGTTAGGGCAAAAATCGGCCATTGTAATACGTGGTGCCACCAATGTGGATTACAACAATGCAAATGGTGGAAACACTGGTCCATTGTATGTAATAGATGGTGTGATCTTCGATATCAATGCGATTGGTAGTTCTTATGCCGGTACGAACCCGCTGAGCATCATCAACCCCAACGACATTGAATCGATCGACGTACTGAAAGATGCTTCCGCATCTGCCATCTACGGTGCCCGTGGGGGGAATGGGGTTATCATCGTGAAGACAAAACGCGCAAAGACGGGCAAGCCACAGGTGAGCTTGGGGGGATATGTTGGGATGACCTCCCGTCCGGCATTCAGGGAAGTCACCACCGGTGCTGCAGAAAGGCGATTGAAAATGCAGTTGCTCAATGATAACCTGAGTTACCTGCTCACACAGCAAAATACAATTCCTATACAGCTGACAGACAGCCTGAATGCAGCATTCAACAACGACGTAGACTGGCAGGGATTAATGATCCGGGATAATGCGATCGTGAATAGTGAAGATGTGTCAGTCGCTGGTTTTATAGGATCTTCCAATTATCGCCTGGGATTGAATCACTACAATGAGCAGGGCCTGCTCAAAGGTTTTTCGATAGACAGGATGGCTCCTTCCTTCAACATTTCTACCAATCCTATTAAAGGTTTAGGTGTAACGGCAAATATCCTCCTGAGTTCAGAACGCCGCAAGCATGGTACCGGCGGCCAGGCAGGACAACTGTTCAATTCATGGAACCTGCCTACCTCATTTGCACCTCTCACAGCGGAACAATATTCATTGTATACTGGCCAGGAAAACCCTTATGATGATAACAGGATCTTTAGTTTTAATGGTTCCATTGGTTTGACAGATACCATCATTCATAACCTGGTACTACATAGTACCTATGCAGCAAATAACGTGATGGACAAATGGGATTATTTCTCACCAGCTACCCTGAATGGATTACAGAATTCTGCTTATTCCATTTACAGTAGTAATCCTTCCTGGTCATTTGAAAACTACCTTGATTACGACCTGCGTGTCAAAGAACATCATTTCAATGTAGTGGCAGGAGCATCAGCGTATGATTTTAAAAACTATTACAGCAATGCTTCAGCAGCCGGTATTAATGTAACGGGGATCACTACACTGCAAACAGTGCCGCCAGGTACCAATCTCAACGTATATACCGTGAACCAGGAAAAGACCACCCTTTCATACTATGGCCGCTTATCATACGATTTTAAAAACCGCTATATCTTTTCAGGTACAGTACGTCGTGATGCCAGCTCAATTTATAGTCCGCAATATCGCTGGGGTACATTCCCTTCTGTATCTGCAGGCTGGGTAGCCTCTGATGAACCATTTTTTGAACCTGTAAAAAAAGTGGTGAGCTTCCTCAAATTCAGGGCCAGCTGGGGGATTACAGGGAATGACCCGGGTAGCTTTTATGCCAAGTACCAGGCCCTGTCTACCAATGCTTCTTACTTAGGAGGTACGACGGGTGTGCTGTATAATTATGGCCCCTATACGACGGTGGGTGGTATTCCTTCTACCTACAATGGTGCCACGGTGATCTCTCCTTATGGCAATGGAGGTAATTTCCTGAACAATGGTGTGAGCGCCAGTACCAGTGTAAGGTGGGAGAAATATATTCAACCGGATCTGGGTATAGACCTTACGCTTTTCAATGGCCGGATCGACCTGACTATGGACTGGTACCGCAAGGATGCGAAGGATAAATACTTCTATAACATCCCGGCACAGGTCACTACAGGTTACCAGTACTACTCCGGCAACTTCGTGGATGTGCGCAATGAAGGTTTGGAAATAGGGATTAATACAAATAACCTCTCCCCCAAATCTGCTTTCCAGTGGAGTACAAATTTCAATATCTCCTTCAATAAAAACTATGTAACCAGGCTGCCGAATAATAACCGTGACTTTATGTTCGGCGAAACGTGGTTCCAGCAAACGTTCACAATCGGTGAGCCTTTGTTCAACTATAAGGTATACCAGATAAATGGCTCCTTTGCAAATGATGCGGCGGTGCCTACGGACCCAATTACAGGTAAGAAACTCACTTATATGGGTAGGACCCTGAATGGGGGTGACCCTCACTATATCGACATGAATGGAGATTACAATATCGATTATGATGATAAGGTAATAGCAGGGAATCCAATGCCGAAAATTACGGGAGGATTTGGAAACACTTTTTCCTACAAGGGAATATCCTTAAATATCTTCTGTTCCTTCCTCACAGGTAGAAAGATCTTCAATGGTTACCTCTCCGATGCCCTCAATGGGAGTAAACTGTATAGTTCTTCATGGGGCAGCAATGCCGGGCCGGCAGCACTGACATCCCTGCTGAACCAGTTCTGGCTGCATGAAGGTGACCAGACGAAATTCCCGACACTGGTGACCAATGTGGATAACGACCGCTATAACATTGCCAGTTCTTACTTCGTGGAAGATGGTAGTTTCCTGAAAATAAAACAGGCAAAACTCTCTTATACCTTACCTCAGTCAATCCTCAGGCATATCAAAGTAAAAGGAATGAGTGTATACGGGATGGGAGAGAACCTGTATACCTGGAAGAAAGCCGCTACCATACCTGATCCTGAATTGGTAGATCCTACCACCGGTTCTTCTAATATCGCTTATCCATCAGCGCTCAAATTTACACTGGGCGTACGTGTTGAACTTTAA
- a CDS encoding O-acetyl-ADP-ribose deacetylase, translating to MKFELIQGDITKVQADAIVNAANTSLMGGGGVDGAIHRAGGPAILEDCRKIVARQGKCATGEAVVTTAGNLPARYVIHTVGPVWNGKPKEEELLANAYRNSLEQAVAHDVKTIAFPNISTGIYHFPKNKAAQIAITTVRDFSEKNSTIEKVIFVCFDRENYDLYKSLL from the coding sequence ATGAAATTCGAACTCATACAGGGAGATATCACCAAAGTTCAGGCAGATGCAATCGTAAACGCCGCTAACACATCCCTGATGGGAGGTGGTGGTGTAGATGGCGCCATTCATCGCGCCGGCGGACCTGCTATACTCGAAGATTGCAGGAAGATCGTGGCCCGCCAGGGAAAATGCGCGACAGGAGAAGCTGTCGTTACCACCGCAGGAAATCTGCCTGCCAGGTATGTAATCCACACAGTGGGACCTGTATGGAATGGCAAACCTAAAGAAGAAGAATTACTGGCCAATGCATATCGCAATAGTTTGGAACAGGCTGTAGCACACGATGTGAAAACCATCGCATTTCCCAATATCAGCACAGGTATTTACCACTTTCCAAAAAATAAGGCTGCACAAATAGCTATCACTACAGTAAGAGATTTTTCCGAAAAAAATAGTACAATAGAAAAGGTAATCTTTGTATGTTTCGACCGGGAAAATTACGATCTGTACAAATCCCTATTATAA